From Erigeron canadensis isolate Cc75 chromosome 8, C_canadensis_v1, whole genome shotgun sequence, one genomic window encodes:
- the LOC122578287 gene encoding 26S proteasome non-ATPase regulatory subunit 8 homolog A isoform X2, whose protein sequence is MDPKLIEVTQLLERFKASFVRNDFDNCSKLLSQLKIMLIEFKSLPPLFAETPNAIQELTIARDIYEHAVVLSVKMEDQDAFERDFFQLKPYYTDAGRLPQSPQEYPILGLNLLRLLVQNRIAEFHTELELLSANALENPCIRHAVELEQSFMEGAYNRVLSARQTVPHETYVYFMDLLARTVRDEIAGCSEKAYDSLTVKDARQILLLSSDQELFEYIKEEHPEWEVKNGLVVFQKAKESAPCKEIPSLQLINQTLSYARELERIV, encoded by the exons ATGGATCCAAAATTGATCGAAGTAACACAGCTGTTGGAGCGATTTAAAGCATCTTTTGTTCGAAACGATTTTGATAATTGCTCTAAACTTCTTTCCCAGCTTAAG ATCATGCTGATAGAGTTCAAGAGTCTGCCTCCATTGTTTGCTGAAACTCCCAATGCAATCCAAGAGTTAACAATTGCGA GGGATATCTATGAGCATGCTGTCGTGCTTAGTGTAAAGATGGAAGATCAAGATGCATTTGAGAGAGACTTCTTTCAGCTTAAGCCTTACTACACAGATGCTGG TCGTCTCCCTCAATCCCCTCAGGAGTACCCCATCTTGGGTCTCAACCTTTTGAGACTCCTCGTACAGAACAGAATTGCTGAATTCCACACTGAATTGGAGTTGCTTTCAGCCAATGCTCTTGAGAATCCTTGTATTAGGCATGCGGTCGAGCTTGAGCAATCATTTATGGAAGGTGCTTACAACCGAGTATTGAGTGCTAGACAAACAGTACCTCATGAAACTTACGTATATTTCATGGATCTGTTGGCAAGGACTGTCAG GGATGAGATTGCCGGGTGCAGTGAGAAGGCATATGATTCTCTTACCGTTAAAGATGCACGACAAATTCTATTGCTCTCATCAGACCAAGAACTTTTTGAATACATCAAAGAG GAGCATCCTGAGTGGGAGGTAAAGAACGGATTGGTGGTATTTCAGAAGGCAAAAGAGTCTGCACCGTGCAAGGAGATTCCATCTCTCCAACTCATTAACCAGACTCTCAGCTACGCCAGGGAATTAGAGCGTATTGTTTGA
- the LOC122578786 gene encoding protein ABIL2-like isoform X2 yields MEAKYTSFQVNDHQPSGFDEIYMQHSLLFADSLNDLRNIRKQLYSAAEFYEDSYHRNDHDQLLLESLKDYVSKALISTIDHLGSVTSKVNGFLDDNIEETFETNLRVVCIEQRLQTCQTYSDHEGLSQQSLVIQIPKYHKQYLLPEGRFSEAVQAENAKAESSGLRREHKERTSSEFPPGLVAFSFTKAATNKGLEKRSRSMSPSRFRIRRPGSTANQLASPIVPVMHSGSMVHRSIGPNTQKHTLVPRRSHSLYPERERGKDIEVYTKKTRNLFKVLLSRHKSKNDTSLYR; encoded by the exons ATGGAGGCTAAGTATACATCATTTCAAGTAAATGATCATCAACCTTCAGGTTTTGATGAAATCTACATGCAACACAGCTTGCTCTTTGCTGATAGTCTCAAc GATCTGAGAAATATAAGAAAGCAGTTGTATTCAGCTGCAGAGTTCTATGAAGACTCTTATCACAGAAATGATCATGATCAATT ATTGTTAGAAAGCTTAAAAGATTATGTGTCAAAAGCTCTGATTAGTACCATTGACCATTTGGGGTCTGTGACATCTAAAGTTAATGGTTTCTTGGATGATAATATTGAGGAAACTTTTGAAACAAATCTTCGAGTAGTATGCATTGAACAG AGATTACAAACATGCCAGACATATAGCGACCACGAGGGTCTTTCACAACAATCGTTGGTGATACAGATACCCAAGTACCATAAGCAGTACCTGCTCCCAG AAGGACGTTTTTCTGAAGCTGTTCAAGCAGAAAATGCAAAGGCCGAATCATCAGGTTTGAG GAGAGAACACAAGGAACGAACTTCTAGTGAGTTCCCACCAGGTTTGGTTGCATTTTCATTCACAAAGGCTGCGACAAACAAAGGATTAG AAAAACGATCACGATCTATGTCACCAAGTCGATTCAGAATCAGGCGTCCGGGATCCACTGCTAATCAATTAGCCAGTCCAATTGTTCCAGTCATGCATTCTGGATCCATGGTTCATCGATCCATCGGTCCAAATACACAGAAA CATACACTGGTTCCACGTAGGTCACATTCGTTGTATCCTGAAAGAGAAAGAGGAAAAGATATCGAGGTTTACACCAAGAAAACTAGAAACCTTTTCAAAGTGTTGCTTAGCAGACACAAGTCAAAGAACGATACCTCACTGTATAGATAG
- the LOC122578786 gene encoding protein ABIL2-like isoform X1, with amino-acid sequence MEAKYTSFQVNDHQPSGFDEIYMQHSLLFADSLNDLRNIRKQLYSAAEFYEDSYHRNDHDQLLLESLKDYVSKALISTIDHLGSVTSKVNGFLDDNIEETFETNLRVVCIEQRLQTCQTYSDHEGLSQQSLVIQIPKYHKQYLLPEGRFSEAVQAENAKAESSGLRSLHRREHKERTSSEFPPGLVAFSFTKAATNKGLEKRSRSMSPSRFRIRRPGSTANQLASPIVPVMHSGSMVHRSIGPNTQKHTLVPRRSHSLYPERERGKDIEVYTKKTRNLFKVLLSRHKSKNDTSLYR; translated from the exons ATGGAGGCTAAGTATACATCATTTCAAGTAAATGATCATCAACCTTCAGGTTTTGATGAAATCTACATGCAACACAGCTTGCTCTTTGCTGATAGTCTCAAc GATCTGAGAAATATAAGAAAGCAGTTGTATTCAGCTGCAGAGTTCTATGAAGACTCTTATCACAGAAATGATCATGATCAATT ATTGTTAGAAAGCTTAAAAGATTATGTGTCAAAAGCTCTGATTAGTACCATTGACCATTTGGGGTCTGTGACATCTAAAGTTAATGGTTTCTTGGATGATAATATTGAGGAAACTTTTGAAACAAATCTTCGAGTAGTATGCATTGAACAG AGATTACAAACATGCCAGACATATAGCGACCACGAGGGTCTTTCACAACAATCGTTGGTGATACAGATACCCAAGTACCATAAGCAGTACCTGCTCCCAG AAGGACGTTTTTCTGAAGCTGTTCAAGCAGAAAATGCAAAGGCCGAATCATCAGGTTTGAG ATCCTTGCACAGGAGAGAACACAAGGAACGAACTTCTAGTGAGTTCCCACCAGGTTTGGTTGCATTTTCATTCACAAAGGCTGCGACAAACAAAGGATTAG AAAAACGATCACGATCTATGTCACCAAGTCGATTCAGAATCAGGCGTCCGGGATCCACTGCTAATCAATTAGCCAGTCCAATTGTTCCAGTCATGCATTCTGGATCCATGGTTCATCGATCCATCGGTCCAAATACACAGAAA CATACACTGGTTCCACGTAGGTCACATTCGTTGTATCCTGAAAGAGAAAGAGGAAAAGATATCGAGGTTTACACCAAGAAAACTAGAAACCTTTTCAAAGTGTTGCTTAGCAGACACAAGTCAAAGAACGATACCTCACTGTATAGATAG
- the LOC122578787 gene encoding cytochrome c oxidase subunit 5C-1, with the protein MVGGRVAHPVLKGPSVVKELIIGSVLGLAAGGLWKMHHWNEQRKTRAFYDLLEKGEISVVLQE; encoded by the coding sequence ATGGTTGGCGGTAGGGTTGCTCATCCTGTGTTGAAAGGCCCTAGTGTGGTCAAGGAGTTGATCATTGGATCAGTGCTTGGCTTAGCAGCTGGTGGTTTGTGGAAGATGCATCATTGGAACGAGCAGAGAAAAACAAGGGCGTTCTATGATCTTTTGGAGAAGGGAGAGATAAGCGTTGTTCTTCAAGAGTGA
- the LOC122578287 gene encoding 26S proteasome non-ATPase regulatory subunit 8 homolog A isoform X1 — protein MDPKLIEVTQLLERFKASFVRNDFDNCSKLLSQLKIMLIEFKSLPPLFAETPNAIQELTIARDIYEHAVVLSVKMEDQDAFERDFFQLKPYYTDAGSRLPQSPQEYPILGLNLLRLLVQNRIAEFHTELELLSANALENPCIRHAVELEQSFMEGAYNRVLSARQTVPHETYVYFMDLLARTVRDEIAGCSEKAYDSLTVKDARQILLLSSDQELFEYIKEEHPEWEVKNGLVVFQKAKESAPCKEIPSLQLINQTLSYARELERIV, from the exons ATGGATCCAAAATTGATCGAAGTAACACAGCTGTTGGAGCGATTTAAAGCATCTTTTGTTCGAAACGATTTTGATAATTGCTCTAAACTTCTTTCCCAGCTTAAG ATCATGCTGATAGAGTTCAAGAGTCTGCCTCCATTGTTTGCTGAAACTCCCAATGCAATCCAAGAGTTAACAATTGCGA GGGATATCTATGAGCATGCTGTCGTGCTTAGTGTAAAGATGGAAGATCAAGATGCATTTGAGAGAGACTTCTTTCAGCTTAAGCCTTACTACACAGATGCTGG TAGTCGTCTCCCTCAATCCCCTCAGGAGTACCCCATCTTGGGTCTCAACCTTTTGAGACTCCTCGTACAGAACAGAATTGCTGAATTCCACACTGAATTGGAGTTGCTTTCAGCCAATGCTCTTGAGAATCCTTGTATTAGGCATGCGGTCGAGCTTGAGCAATCATTTATGGAAGGTGCTTACAACCGAGTATTGAGTGCTAGACAAACAGTACCTCATGAAACTTACGTATATTTCATGGATCTGTTGGCAAGGACTGTCAG GGATGAGATTGCCGGGTGCAGTGAGAAGGCATATGATTCTCTTACCGTTAAAGATGCACGACAAATTCTATTGCTCTCATCAGACCAAGAACTTTTTGAATACATCAAAGAG GAGCATCCTGAGTGGGAGGTAAAGAACGGATTGGTGGTATTTCAGAAGGCAAAAGAGTCTGCACCGTGCAAGGAGATTCCATCTCTCCAACTCATTAACCAGACTCTCAGCTACGCCAGGGAATTAGAGCGTATTGTTTGA